One Gloeothece verrucosa PCC 7822 DNA window includes the following coding sequences:
- a CDS encoding SAM-dependent methyltransferase, whose amino-acid sequence MSLKLGEIVPFGRSRQEYELMFNLSQEDYQQVILGCGDGPASFNAQMTQEGYSVISIDPIYQFSKSEIQQRFDEVVDNIIAQVAATPDNWSWSYHRDAEDLRQNRVKALEIFLKDYEQGRKEGRYQAAALPHLPFESGQFKLALCSHLLFLYSDLLSVEFHIESLKELCRVAQEVRIFPLLTLGRQVSSHIEPVREALAKMGIKSRIEMANYEFQKGGNQMLRLFQE is encoded by the coding sequence ATGAGCCTTAAACTGGGAGAAATTGTACCTTTTGGACGTTCTAGACAAGAGTATGAGTTAATGTTCAATCTGTCTCAGGAAGATTACCAACAGGTAATTCTAGGATGTGGAGACGGTCCTGCTAGTTTTAATGCTCAAATGACTCAAGAGGGTTATAGTGTCATTTCTATTGATCCGATTTATCAGTTCTCTAAAAGCGAAATTCAACAAAGATTTGACGAAGTAGTCGATAATATTATTGCTCAAGTTGCCGCTACTCCTGACAATTGGAGTTGGAGTTATCACCGAGATGCTGAAGATTTACGCCAAAATAGGGTTAAAGCTTTGGAAATTTTTCTCAAAGATTATGAACAGGGAAGAAAAGAGGGACGTTATCAAGCGGCGGCTTTACCCCATTTACCTTTTGAGTCGGGTCAATTTAAGTTAGCTTTATGTTCTCATTTGTTGTTTTTATATTCGGATTTATTGTCTGTAGAGTTTCATATAGAATCTTTAAAAGAACTCTGTAGAGTGGCTCAAGAAGTGCGGATTTTTCCTCTACTTACCCTCGGTCGCCAAGTTTCATCTCATATTGAACCTGTTAGAGAAGCCTTGGCTAAAATGGGAATTAAAAGCCGCATTGAAATGGCTAATTATGAGTTTCAAAAAGGCGGGAATCAGATGTTAAGGTTGTTTCAAGAATAA
- a CDS encoding photosystem I assembly protein Ycf3: protein MPRTQRNDNFIDKTFTVMADIILKIVPFNKKTKEAFVYYRDGMSAQAEGEYAEALDNYYEALKLEEDGNDRSYILYNIGIIHASNGEHEKALDYYHQAIELNPNLPSALNNIAVIYHYQGERAKEQGKEEEAEAFFDKAGEYWKQAIRLAPNNYIEAQNWLKVTGRSEMDVFF, encoded by the coding sequence ATGCCAAGAACTCAACGGAACGACAACTTTATTGACAAAACCTTCACGGTGATGGCGGACATTATCCTCAAAATCGTGCCTTTCAATAAGAAAACTAAAGAGGCTTTTGTTTATTACCGAGATGGAATGTCTGCTCAAGCTGAGGGAGAATACGCCGAAGCTCTCGATAACTACTATGAAGCTCTGAAATTAGAAGAAGATGGCAACGACCGCAGTTACATCCTCTACAATATCGGGATTATTCATGCTAGTAACGGGGAACATGAGAAAGCTTTAGATTATTACCATCAAGCCATTGAGCTTAATCCTAACCTGCCTTCAGCCCTCAATAATATTGCTGTGATTTATCACTATCAGGGAGAAAGAGCCAAAGAACAAGGGAAAGAAGAGGAAGCCGAGGCTTTCTTTGATAAGGCGGGGGAATACTGGAAACAAGCTATCCGTCTAGCTCCCAATAATTACATTGAGGCCCAAAACTGGCTCAAAGTGACTGGACGTTCTGAAATGGATGTCTTTTTCTAA
- a CDS encoding pentapeptide repeat-containing protein — protein sequence MASPTIKRGKRHSSGKSISVAGMSFLGRRCAAWVMEVYLVAISGLVPYSIAVYIESHSSSQRVPLHPVLAKVEEEVAQTLALPQGENPRQVPPLTNVFLGLALAMPLAVTGWQLYILTRTGRTLPKRWLKIRVISTSGRTPSGLQILLREGVGKWGLPLSIAYLLWRYSALFPNGGLLLGLSGVMILLEGGLLLLSPRRRSLHDQIADTVVIDTRHSLRNGSRANRNPQSPNRPSVTVEVPSDYAAYTRDNGNSHHAEPVRAIVLSPSLEEPQANLWLWMRRHPGTTLLVIALAGMTVILATFVGTQVYIQSKTDQRESQQQQNQEFQFLVTQLAATSPDPLEQRKSVILALARNEDPRAIALLVDLLGQETNLSVIDTLQQAFASVGTRALPALRQLNQSLSQQLQSLNDQNSQEYQLTAWRLRATKQAIAKIFLLHNGQLSQVNLTRIDLNQEINEMAPFTLVGEQLNLAGINLENALLNGARLGGSIFSSAGKDKYDDTSDDLRANLRGTNLVQADLTDAFLSGVVLERANLSQANLKGANLSQAQLKQANLSSADLLSANLQQASLEAASLTGANLTGVQLNKANLEKANLGQIKAARADFSEANLIQSNWQNSDLSAVNFSGANLQQTDLSSSFLKGANFRNAKLENANLAYSNLSQADLRGANLAGANFLGVSFFNPETSRSDNFLKAPVNDQSAAIVQGVDFSEVKNLSSSQIVFICQKGGIHPQCNLK from the coding sequence ATGGCAAGCCCCACAATTAAAAGAGGCAAAAGGCACTCATCTGGTAAATCTATTTCCGTAGCGGGAATGTCGTTTCTAGGACGACGCTGTGCCGCTTGGGTAATGGAAGTTTACCTTGTCGCTATCAGTGGATTAGTTCCCTATAGCATCGCTGTTTATATCGAATCCCACTCCTCTTCTCAACGAGTTCCCCTCCATCCCGTTTTAGCCAAAGTGGAGGAAGAAGTCGCTCAAACTCTTGCCCTTCCTCAAGGTGAAAATCCGCGCCAAGTGCCTCCGCTAACCAATGTATTTTTGGGATTAGCTTTGGCGATGCCGCTTGCTGTAACCGGATGGCAACTGTATATACTCACCCGAACCGGACGCACTTTACCGAAAAGATGGTTAAAAATCCGAGTAATCAGCACTTCCGGGCGCACACCGTCAGGATTACAAATCCTTTTAAGAGAAGGTGTGGGTAAGTGGGGTTTGCCTCTAAGCATCGCTTATTTACTCTGGCGTTATAGCGCCCTTTTTCCCAATGGGGGACTGCTACTGGGGTTAAGCGGCGTGATGATTCTTTTAGAAGGAGGACTGCTGTTACTCTCCCCTCGTCGTCGTTCTCTCCATGACCAAATTGCTGACACGGTAGTCATAGACACCCGACACAGTTTGAGAAATGGTTCTCGCGCCAACCGTAACCCCCAATCGCCCAACAGGCCATCGGTAACGGTAGAGGTACCTTCAGATTATGCTGCCTATACAAGAGACAACGGCAACTCTCATCATGCTGAGCCGGTTAGAGCAATTGTATTAAGCCCCTCTCTAGAAGAACCCCAAGCAAATCTCTGGTTATGGATGCGGCGACACCCAGGCACAACCCTACTGGTGATTGCCTTGGCCGGCATGACGGTAATTTTGGCGACTTTTGTCGGGACTCAAGTTTATATTCAGAGTAAAACCGATCAGCGAGAGTCTCAGCAACAGCAAAATCAAGAGTTTCAGTTTTTGGTGACTCAATTAGCCGCCACCTCACCGGACCCTCTTGAGCAACGTAAATCAGTTATTTTAGCGTTAGCACGCAATGAAGACCCCCGGGCGATTGCCTTATTAGTGGATTTATTAGGCCAGGAAACGAATTTATCGGTTATTGATACGCTGCAACAGGCTTTTGCGAGTGTGGGCACAAGAGCCTTACCAGCCCTCAGACAGCTAAATCAATCTCTATCTCAACAGTTACAATCTCTCAATGACCAAAATTCTCAAGAATATCAATTAACCGCTTGGCGTTTAAGGGCAACTAAACAGGCCATCGCTAAAATTTTTCTCCTGCACAATGGTCAACTGAGTCAGGTAAATCTTACTCGCATTGATCTCAACCAGGAAATTAACGAAATGGCTCCATTTACCTTAGTTGGGGAGCAATTGAACCTAGCCGGCATTAATTTAGAGAATGCGCTATTAAATGGCGCTCGCTTAGGGGGCAGTATTTTTTCGAGTGCGGGTAAAGATAAATATGATGATACCTCTGATGATTTAAGGGCCAATTTAAGGGGGACAAATTTAGTGCAAGCTGATTTAACAGATGCCTTTTTAAGTGGTGTTGTGCTAGAGAGGGCTAATTTATCCCAAGCCAATCTCAAAGGCGCTAATTTATCCCAAGCCCAATTGAAACAGGCGAATCTGAGCAGTGCTGATTTACTCTCAGCTAATTTACAACAAGCGAGTTTAGAAGCGGCTAGTTTGACGGGAGCTAATTTAACCGGGGTTCAATTGAATAAAGCTAATCTTGAAAAAGCTAATTTAGGACAGATTAAAGCAGCCAGAGCCGATTTTTCTGAAGCGAATTTAATTCAATCTAACTGGCAAAATTCGGATTTATCTGCTGTGAATTTTAGCGGGGCTAATCTGCAACAAACTGACCTAAGTTCTAGCTTTTTGAAAGGCGCAAATTTCCGTAATGCTAAATTAGAAAATGCTAACTTAGCTTATTCTAATCTGTCCCAAGCTGACTTAAGAGGGGCAAATTTAGCCGGTGCAAATTTTCTTGGGGTGAGTTTTTTCAACCCTGAAACATCACGCTCTGATAATTTTTTAAAAGCACCGGTGAACGATCAGTCCGCAGCTATTGTACAAGGGGTGGACTTTAGCGAAGTGAAAAATTTAAGTTCAAGTCAGATTGTGTTTATTTGTCAAAAAGGAGGAATTCATCCTCAATGTAATTTAAAATAA
- a CDS encoding SOS response-associated peptidase: MCGRFTLTHSAATIGDNFNLPLALELNPRYNLAPTQPVLTMVQELNSPREWKKMRWGLIPSWAKDLKIGNRLINARAETVSEKPSFKSAFKHRRCLIIADGFYEWKKEGASKQPYYFQTLEAQPFAFAGLWETWKSPAAELIISCTIITTTANDLVQPIHERMPVILPKKSYDQWLDPTLTDLEELQSVLKPFSSQEMKAAPVSNLVNNPSFDNKDCIQTIAL; the protein is encoded by the coding sequence ATGTGTGGACGATTTACTTTAACTCACTCAGCCGCTACTATTGGTGATAATTTTAATTTACCTTTAGCGCTTGAACTAAATCCTCGCTATAATCTCGCCCCAACTCAACCAGTATTAACGATGGTTCAAGAGCTTAATTCACCTCGAGAGTGGAAAAAAATGCGCTGGGGTTTAATTCCCAGTTGGGCCAAAGATCTAAAAATCGGTAATCGCTTGATTAATGCTAGAGCAGAAACTGTATCGGAAAAACCCTCTTTCAAGAGCGCTTTTAAACATAGACGTTGCCTGATTATTGCTGATGGGTTTTATGAATGGAAAAAAGAAGGAGCATCTAAGCAACCCTATTATTTCCAAACTTTAGAGGCTCAACCCTTCGCTTTTGCTGGACTGTGGGAAACCTGGAAGTCACCAGCCGCAGAGTTAATCATTTCTTGTACGATTATTACCACCACAGCGAATGATTTAGTACAGCCGATTCATGAGCGGATGCCGGTTATTTTGCCTAAAAAAAGTTATGATCAATGGCTAGACCCAACCCTTACTGATTTAGAGGAACTTCAATCTGTCTTAAAGCCATTTTCGAGTCAGGAAATGAAAGCCGCTCCTGTTAGTAATTTAGTTAATAATCCGTCTTTTGATAATAAGGATTGTATTCAGACTATTGCTCTCTAG
- the gatC gene encoding Asp-tRNA(Asn)/Glu-tRNA(Gln) amidotransferase subunit GatC translates to MIDKEQVRKIAHLARLEITAQEEEQFTSQLSSILEYFEQLSELDTTDVPPTTRAIEITNITRPDLMKSYASREELLKEAPEQEGDFFKVPQILSSDEE, encoded by the coding sequence ATGATAGATAAGGAACAAGTTAGAAAAATTGCTCATTTGGCGCGCTTGGAAATTACGGCCCAAGAGGAAGAACAATTTACCAGTCAATTGAGTAGTATATTAGAATATTTTGAACAGCTAAGTGAGTTAGATACTACTGATGTTCCTCCGACCACTCGGGCCATTGAAATTACCAATATTACTCGTCCGGATTTGATGAAGTCTTATGCGAGTCGTGAAGAACTCCTCAAAGAAGCACCCGAACAAGAAGGAGACTTTTTTAAAGTCCCTCAAATTCTCAGTAGTGACGAAGAATAA
- a CDS encoding DUF4351 domain-containing protein — MAYDNICRFLTSEYPLPFVQWLLNSAETNIQVLPTELSLEPIRSDALFQLPERGSILHLEFQTVPKSKPSLPVRMLDYWLRIYRKYECPIEQVVIFLKQTDSPAVYINELAVENTRHQYRIIRLWEQDPKPLLANPALLPLAVLASTDAPEVLLEQVAVEIGKIEEPEQQKNITACIEVLAALKFDKQLIRQYFREEIREESPIYQEILEKGAKKGKLQILTRQLSRRFGAISAQLQGRLQALSINQLDDLSDALFDFSEISDLAVWLQNQQ, encoded by the coding sequence TTGGCATACGATAACATCTGCCGATTTTTAACATCTGAGTATCCATTGCCTTTTGTACAGTGGTTGCTTAATTCTGCTGAAACAAATATTCAGGTTTTACCGACAGAATTAAGCTTAGAACCAATTCGTTCTGATGCTTTATTTCAACTACCAGAACGAGGTAGCATCCTACATTTGGAGTTTCAAACTGTTCCTAAATCAAAACCATCTCTTCCTGTGAGGATGCTGGATTATTGGTTGAGAATATATCGAAAATACGAATGTCCCATCGAACAAGTTGTTATTTTTCTAAAACAAACGGATTCCCCTGCTGTTTATATCAATGAGCTTGCCGTTGAGAATACAAGACATCAATATAGAATTATACGCTTGTGGGAGCAAGACCCAAAGCCGCTTTTAGCTAATCCTGCACTGCTACCTTTAGCGGTTTTGGCTTCTACAGATGCACCAGAAGTTTTATTAGAACAAGTTGCTGTAGAAATAGGTAAAATCGAAGAACCCGAACAACAGAAAAACATTACAGCTTGCATAGAAGTGTTGGCTGCCTTAAAATTCGATAAGCAACTAATTCGTCAGTATTTTAGGGAGGAAATAAGGGAAGAGTCACCAATTTATCAAGAAATACTCGAAAAAGGTGCTAAAAAAGGTAAGTTACAAATTTTAACTCGACAACTTTCACGGCGCTTTGGTGCAATTTCTGCTCAATTACAGGGGCGGCTTCAAGCACTGTCGATTAACCAGTTAGATGATTTAAGCGATGCACTGTTTGACTTTTCGGAAATATCTGACTTGGCAGTTTGGTTGCAAAATCAGCAGTAA
- a CDS encoding GNAT family N-acetyltransferase produces MNKTYQGWGRMRVPHYLIRDWQESDRTAAADVIREVLQEYGLPWQPEEADRDVIAVEAAYLAIGGEFWVVEFEGRIVGTAAYYPIERGNKAVEIRKMYLQPQVRGQGLGKYLLQQLEIIIGYKGYQEIWIETASVLKEAVQLYENNGYQRTTGVETKRCDRLYVKRL; encoded by the coding sequence ATGAACAAAACTTATCAAGGCTGGGGGAGAATGCGAGTTCCGCACTATCTAATTAGAGACTGGCAAGAAAGCGACCGTACTGCGGCGGCTGATGTAATCCGAGAAGTGCTACAGGAGTATGGTTTACCTTGGCAACCCGAGGAAGCTGATCGAGATGTGATCGCAGTAGAAGCCGCCTATTTAGCGATTGGGGGCGAATTTTGGGTAGTGGAATTTGAGGGCCGCATTGTGGGAACGGCGGCTTATTATCCCATTGAAAGGGGAAATAAAGCTGTAGAAATTCGCAAAATGTATCTACAACCTCAAGTTAGAGGCCAAGGTTTAGGAAAATATTTATTACAACAATTAGAAATAATTATTGGTTATAAAGGTTATCAAGAAATTTGGATTGAGACGGCGAGTGTTTTAAAAGAAGCCGTACAATTATATGAAAATAACGGTTATCAAAGGACAACCGGCGTAGAGACAAAACGCTGCGATCGCCTTTATGTCAAAAGATTATAA
- a CDS encoding type II toxin-antitoxin system VapC family toxin, whose amino-acid sequence MRISDALVNVSRLFLDTAPVIYFIERNPQFVDLVDPIFERLEADITAVVSGITLSECLVGAIRLGLADLEQAFVDVLQQEQVVFVDINAAIAREAARLRVRYNLQLPDALQVAAALMAGCEAFLTNDAALKRVTELRVLVVSELESENP is encoded by the coding sequence ATGAGGATTAGTGATGCTTTAGTGAATGTTTCTCGCTTGTTTCTCGATACAGCACCCGTAATTTATTTTATAGAACGCAATCCGCAGTTTGTGGATTTAGTCGATCCAATTTTTGAACGATTGGAAGCTGACATTACAGCAGTGGTATCTGGGATAACGTTATCAGAGTGTTTGGTAGGTGCTATACGTCTGGGGTTAGCTGACTTAGAGCAAGCTTTTGTGGATGTGTTGCAGCAAGAACAAGTGGTTTTTGTGGATATTAATGCCGCTATTGCGCGAGAAGCGGCAAGACTTCGGGTTCGTTATAACCTTCAGTTACCCGATGCGTTGCAGGTGGCGGCGGCTTTAATGGCTGGTTGTGAGGCGTTTTTAACGAATGATGCGGCTTTGAAGCGAGTGACGGAGTTGAGGGTTTTGGTGGTGTCTGAGTTGGAAAGCGAGAACCCGTAA
- a CDS encoding tRNA-(ms[2]io[6]A)-hydroxylase produces the protein MLSSTTAKINLLKSPTQWAWVEQAITHLDIVLLDHSHCERKAAGVALNLMFRYPSYSPLVRKLTAIAQEELEHFEQVNQWLDRRGIPLGPLASPPYGSLLKAQIRPQEPDRLLDSLLVSALIEARSHERLGLLGQHCPEPELAAFYRGLMASEARHYGIYWLIADHYFERNVIQSRLEELAIVESDILANLYPEPRIHS, from the coding sequence GTGCTTTCTTCAACCACAGCCAAGATTAATCTCCTCAAATCTCCTACCCAATGGGCTTGGGTAGAACAAGCCATTACCCATTTAGATATTGTTTTACTGGATCACTCCCATTGTGAGCGTAAAGCGGCGGGTGTGGCGCTTAATTTGATGTTTCGCTATCCTTCATACTCTCCCCTAGTCCGCAAGCTAACGGCGATCGCCCAAGAGGAGTTAGAACATTTTGAGCAAGTCAACCAATGGTTAGATCGCCGGGGTATTCCTCTGGGGCCTCTGGCTTCTCCTCCCTATGGTTCTTTACTTAAGGCACAAATTCGTCCCCAAGAACCCGATCGCTTGTTAGATTCCTTGCTGGTTTCGGCTCTCATTGAAGCGCGTTCTCATGAGCGTTTAGGCTTATTAGGTCAGCATTGTCCTGAACCTGAGTTGGCGGCTTTTTATCGCGGCTTGATGGCTTCTGAAGCGCGGCATTATGGGATTTATTGGCTGATTGCTGATCATTATTTTGAGCGAAATGTTATTCAATCTAGATTGGAAGAATTAGCGATAGTCGAGAGTGATATTCTTGCTAATTTATATCCTGAACCGAGAATTCATAGTTAG
- a CDS encoding fatty acid desaturase family protein, with protein MDLKPLTKINYFSSITRLFIYYLLMFFFILEIKFSQNLFLTITEQFFLGLVFAHGLQLQHECFHDNFFKNKKLNSFVGFLLGVPMLISFTHYRIQHLYHHKYWPTEKDVPIFDYYQWKINKYLREFSQALNIAKIYNFFVVYIKLIQGQYPSLFRHKIYVQKAFQEYSILMFIFLSAISFSLIYYSNLLLKVWFIPWLIFGEFFHFIIQLADHSDCDKNSLNIYSNTRSIKSNFWVRYIVNNNNYHVEHHLYPKVVFANLHLIHEWHKDKFNHFSPSYSSFLKNLYIKPLLKVKFRLLKTLKSLKLLSLDSD; from the coding sequence ATGGATCTAAAGCCTTTAACTAAAATAAATTATTTCTCTTCAATAACGCGGCTATTTATTTATTATTTATTAATGTTTTTTTTTATTTTAGAAATAAAATTTTCTCAAAATTTATTTTTGACCATTACCGAGCAATTTTTCCTAGGTCTTGTCTTCGCGCATGGTCTTCAATTACAGCATGAATGCTTTCACGACAACTTTTTTAAAAATAAAAAATTAAATTCTTTTGTTGGCTTTTTACTGGGTGTTCCCATGTTGATTTCTTTTACCCACTACCGAATTCAACATTTGTATCATCATAAATATTGGCCAACGGAAAAAGATGTACCAATATTTGATTATTATCAATGGAAAATAAATAAATATCTTAGAGAGTTTTCTCAAGCTCTAAATATTGCTAAAATCTATAATTTTTTTGTGGTTTATATAAAATTAATTCAAGGACAATACCCAAGCTTATTTCGTCATAAAATCTATGTCCAAAAAGCCTTTCAAGAATATTCTATTTTAATGTTTATTTTCCTAAGTGCTATTAGTTTCAGCCTCATTTATTACTCTAATTTATTATTAAAAGTTTGGTTTATTCCTTGGTTGATATTTGGCGAATTTTTTCATTTTATAATACAGTTAGCTGATCATAGTGATTGTGATAAAAATAGCCTGAACATCTATAGTAATACTCGTTCAATTAAATCCAATTTTTGGGTCAGATATATTGTCAATAATAATAACTATCATGTTGAACATCATCTTTATCCTAAAGTCGTCTTTGCTAATTTACATTTAATTCATGAATGGCATAAAGATAAATTTAACCACTTTTCTCCTTCTTATTCAAGTTTTTTAAAAAATTTATATATTAAACCGTTGCTCAAAGTCAAGTTCAGACTGTTAAAAACTCTAAAAAGTTTGAAATTATTGTCGCTTGACTCTGATTAA
- a CDS encoding metallophosphoesterase family protein, which yields MTHRRIVIGDVHGHYDTLIALLDAIAPASDDPIYFLGDLVDRGPESAKVVDFVRENKYRCLLGNHEQMLLDVLVRRRISSEMFQSWLHSGGYSTLLSYKHNIPQEHLDWLKKLPHYLDLGDVWLVHAGVDPKLSLEDQTEEQFCWIRDQFHSTTKPYFPDKLIIVGHTITFTFPQVQPGHLVSGVGWLDIDTGAYHPKSGWLTGLELTNKIVYQVNSQTRAFRKMPLEEIVTPIDPTKIYQKRLKTLTSTSPD from the coding sequence ATGACCCATCGTCGAATTGTTATAGGTGACGTTCATGGACACTACGATACTCTGATCGCCTTATTAGATGCGATCGCCCCTGCAAGCGATGACCCGATTTATTTTTTGGGAGACCTCGTTGATCGCGGGCCCGAAAGTGCTAAAGTGGTGGATTTCGTCCGTGAGAATAAATATCGCTGTTTGCTAGGGAACCATGAGCAGATGTTGCTTGATGTTTTAGTGAGACGACGTATTTCTAGCGAAATGTTTCAAAGTTGGCTCCACAGTGGCGGTTATTCTACTTTATTGAGTTATAAACATAACATACCCCAAGAACATCTCGATTGGCTGAAAAAGTTGCCTCACTATCTTGACTTAGGGGATGTTTGGTTAGTTCATGCAGGAGTTGATCCCAAACTGTCGTTGGAAGACCAAACAGAGGAGCAGTTTTGTTGGATTAGAGATCAATTTCACAGCACCACTAAACCCTATTTTCCCGATAAGCTAATTATTGTAGGTCATACCATTACCTTCACCTTTCCTCAAGTGCAACCCGGCCATTTAGTCTCAGGAGTGGGATGGTTAGACATTGATACAGGAGCCTATCACCCTAAGAGCGGCTGGTTAACAGGGCTTGAGCTAACTAACAAAATAGTTTATCAAGTCAATAGCCAAACCCGTGCCTTTCGCAAAATGCCGCTAGAGGAAATTGTCACACCCATTGATCCCACTAAGATTTATCAAAAACGTCTTAAAACATTAACTTCCACATCCCCCGACTGA
- a CDS encoding response regulator — protein MANKRVLVIDDDNGIREIIQVSLEVVAGWEVITAASGREGLVKAQNEQPDLIILDFMMPDLDGQATFRQLQANVATQHIPTIFLTAKEVYYEEDDLINSGVTGIIHKPFDPPELVRQIQKFLHWQD, from the coding sequence ATGGCCAATAAGCGCGTCTTAGTCATTGACGATGATAACGGCATTCGAGAAATTATCCAGGTTAGTTTAGAGGTGGTAGCCGGTTGGGAAGTCATCACAGCCGCATCGGGTAGAGAAGGCTTAGTTAAGGCCCAAAACGAACAGCCAGACCTAATTATCTTAGATTTTATGATGCCTGACCTAGATGGACAAGCGACTTTTAGGCAACTACAAGCTAATGTCGCCACCCAACACATTCCCACTATTTTCTTAACCGCCAAAGAAGTTTATTATGAAGAAGATGACTTAATAAATTCAGGGGTCACTGGTATCATCCATAAACCCTTTGATCCTCCTGAATTAGTCAGACAAATTCAAAAGTTTCTCCATTGGCAAGATTAA
- a CDS encoding HsdM family class I SAM-dependent methyltransferase, whose product MQNFPDKNFSENEYCKSVSLEHRKKYAQFFTPYPIAYFMAKWILGNPDCQTILDPAFGLGVFARAILDQTNTPIKISGFELDRWIFTEAKQLIEKDNISLYNQDYLFTDWDKKYDGIIGNPPYLKFHSYDNKNSLKEIENKLGITLSGLTNLYTLFLLKSLAQIKPNGRIAYIVPSEFLNSDYGKGIKEYLLKDGKLRYILILDFQETIFNDVVTTSSILLFANDGNAQSLEFIPVKSIAELEKLPTLLANYPQSLIGKKFSYSQIEPKKKWRLYYQTQQSLNFKNLVPFSQYGKVIRGIATGANEYFTFNAAKQKQYHISEQYLLPCITKANDVTSPFFTLEHLEELKAKNKNIFVLNATELEDEHLKKYIELGEINKIHKKYLTSHRNPWYSLEKRSPAPLWVSVFNRNGLRFIKNEAKIRNLTTFHGIYLNFLSANREDLLFAYLLTDVSKKIFQDNRREYGNGLEKFEPNDINTSLVINLDSIDSQEAITIIELLKAYRISVLSRESQPELLDELEEIFRKILTK is encoded by the coding sequence ATGCAAAATTTTCCTGATAAAAATTTTTCTGAAAATGAATACTGTAAATCGGTTTCTTTAGAACATCGAAAAAAATATGCTCAATTTTTCACCCCTTATCCCATCGCCTACTTTATGGCGAAATGGATTTTAGGAAATCCCGACTGTCAAACTATTCTAGACCCGGCTTTTGGCTTGGGAGTCTTTGCTAGAGCGATTTTAGACCAGACTAATACCCCTATAAAAATTAGCGGTTTTGAGCTTGATCGTTGGATTTTTACAGAAGCTAAACAGTTAATCGAAAAAGACAATATTAGTTTGTATAACCAAGACTATCTCTTTACTGATTGGGATAAAAAATATGATGGAATTATTGGCAATCCTCCTTACTTGAAATTTCATAGTTATGATAACAAAAATAGTTTAAAAGAAATTGAGAATAAATTAGGGATTACTTTAAGCGGCTTGACCAATTTATATACTTTATTTTTATTAAAATCTCTGGCACAAATCAAGCCGAATGGCAGAATCGCCTATATTGTCCCTTCGGAATTTTTAAACTCGGATTATGGAAAAGGCATAAAAGAGTATCTTTTAAAAGATGGCAAACTTAGATATATCCTGATTTTGGATTTTCAAGAAACTATATTTAATGATGTCGTTACCACTTCTAGTATTTTACTTTTTGCCAATGATGGAAATGCTCAATCCCTAGAATTTATCCCCGTTAAATCTATTGCTGAATTAGAAAAATTACCCACCTTACTTGCTAACTATCCTCAGAGTTTAATCGGTAAAAAATTCAGCTATTCCCAAATTGAACCGAAAAAAAAATGGCGTTTGTACTATCAAACTCAACAGTCTTTAAACTTTAAAAATCTTGTGCCATTTTCCCAGTATGGAAAAGTAATCAGAGGAATTGCGACAGGCGCTAATGAATATTTTACTTTTAATGCCGCAAAACAAAAACAATATCACATCTCCGAACAATATTTATTACCCTGTATCACTAAAGCTAATGATGTAACTTCGCCTTTTTTTACCCTTGAACATCTTGAAGAACTGAAAGCAAAAAATAAAAATATTTTTGTGCTTAATGCTACCGAATTAGAAGATGAGCATTTAAAAAAATATATTGAACTGGGAGAAATCAATAAGATACACAAAAAATATTTAACCAGTCACAGAAATCCTTGGTATTCTCTAGAAAAACGTTCACCAGCGCCGCTTTGGGTCTCAGTATTTAACCGTAATGGGCTACGATTTATCAAAAATGAAGCTAAAATTAGAAATTTAACTACTTTTCATGGTATTTATTTAAATTTCCTATCAGCTAATCGAGAAGATTTATTATTTGCCTATTTACTGACCGATGTTTCTAAAAAAATCTTTCAAGATAATAGACGAGAATATGGCAACGGACTAGAGAAATTTGAACCGAATGACATAAACACATCTCTAGTCATTAATTTAGACAGCATAGACTCACAAGAAGCCATAACTATTATTGAACTTCTCAAGGCTTATAGAATAAGCGTACTATCTAGAGAGAGCCAACCAGAATTGTTAGACGAACTCGAGGAAATATTTAGAAAAATTTTGACAAAATAA